A window of Rufibacter sp. LB8 contains these coding sequences:
- the chrA gene encoding chromate efflux transporter produces MQPTTTITSAPEKPSFKEAFLFWLKLGFISFGGPAGQIGIMHTFLVEQKRWVSDSRFLHALNYCMLLPGPEAQQLATYLGWLMHGVRGGLVAGILFVLPSVFILLGLSAVYVSYGAIPWVAALFYGLKPAVVAIVALALVKIAGKSLKTWLHYATAVLSFILMYFLKVPFPLIILGAVAVAVVLRKIWPSFFQEKQETTQQTQNEQSYYLNANSPVVGEGVSWGRSLVRFLITLALWAVPLALFYFFTRNFAFWQELISFFTKAALVTFGGAYAVLPYAAQVTVEEFQWLSKTEMIDGLALGETTPGPLIMVLAFVGFMAGHNQYGGNLAMGAVGLFTTTFYTFLPCFFFILAGAPFIERTRGNLALKSILGLITAAVVGVILNLTVYFGAAVLFPASVSVDGLDYFALAWMVISFVAMYRFKVGMIPWIGISAMAGLGHYLLLN; encoded by the coding sequence ATGCAACCGACAACCACTATAACTTCAGCGCCCGAGAAACCATCTTTCAAAGAGGCTTTTTTGTTTTGGCTCAAGCTGGGGTTCATCAGTTTTGGCGGACCGGCAGGACAAATTGGCATCATGCACACCTTTCTTGTGGAGCAGAAGCGCTGGGTGTCAGACAGTAGATTTCTGCACGCGCTCAATTACTGCATGCTGCTGCCTGGGCCCGAGGCCCAGCAATTGGCCACCTATCTGGGCTGGCTCATGCACGGTGTGCGGGGCGGGCTGGTGGCCGGTATTTTGTTTGTGTTGCCTTCGGTGTTCATTTTGTTGGGTTTAAGTGCGGTGTATGTGTCCTATGGGGCAATACCGTGGGTGGCGGCGCTTTTTTATGGGCTGAAACCGGCGGTGGTGGCCATTGTGGCGCTGGCTTTGGTCAAAATTGCGGGTAAATCGCTGAAGACCTGGCTGCATTATGCCACGGCGGTGCTCAGCTTTATTTTGATGTATTTCCTAAAGGTGCCGTTTCCGTTGATTATTCTGGGCGCGGTGGCTGTAGCGGTGGTGTTGCGCAAAATCTGGCCCTCGTTTTTTCAGGAGAAGCAGGAAACCACCCAACAGACCCAGAACGAGCAGAGTTATTACCTCAACGCCAACAGCCCGGTGGTGGGAGAAGGCGTTTCCTGGGGCCGAAGCCTTGTGCGTTTTCTGATCACGTTGGCGCTGTGGGCGGTACCGCTGGCCCTTTTCTATTTCTTCACCCGAAATTTTGCCTTCTGGCAGGAGCTCATTTCGTTTTTCACCAAGGCGGCGCTGGTCACGTTTGGCGGCGCCTATGCCGTGTTGCCCTACGCGGCCCAGGTGACCGTGGAAGAATTCCAGTGGCTTTCCAAAACCGAGATGATTGACGGCCTGGCCTTGGGCGAAACCACGCCTGGGCCCTTGATCATGGTGCTGGCTTTTGTGGGCTTCATGGCAGGCCACAACCAATACGGCGGCAACCTGGCCATGGGCGCGGTGGGTTTGTTCACTACCACGTTCTATACGTTTTTACCTTGTTTCTTTTTCATTCTGGCCGGCGCGCCGTTCATTGAGCGCACGCGCGGGAACCTGGCTTTAAAATCAATTTTAGGCCTGATAACGGCGGCGGTGGTAGGCGTTATTTTAAACCTCACGGTCTATTTTGGGGCGGCCGTGTTGTTCCCCGCTTCGGTTTCTGTGGATGGCCTTGACTATTTTGCCCTGGCCTGGATGGTGATATCGTTTGTGGCCATGTACCGCTTTAAAGTAGGCATGATCCCCTGGATTGGCATTAGCGCTATGGCCGGCTTAGGTCATTACTTACTACTCAACTAA
- a CDS encoding BlaI/MecI/CopY family transcriptional regulator, which translates to MTDKLPEPTKAELEILQVLWQMGPSTVRAVNDALNQQRPINYTSTLKLMQIMVEKGLLLRDESSMKHIYRAAEAEEKTKDHLLNRFIDTMYNGSAGKLMMQLLGNQKTSGAELEAIKEMIKKMPKE; encoded by the coding sequence ATGACAGACAAGTTGCCGGAGCCTACCAAGGCCGAGTTGGAGATATTACAGGTGTTGTGGCAAATGGGGCCTTCTACCGTGCGCGCGGTCAATGACGCCCTTAACCAACAGCGCCCCATCAACTACACCTCTACCTTAAAACTCATGCAGATTATGGTGGAGAAAGGCTTGCTGCTGCGCGATGAAAGCAGCATGAAACACATTTACCGCGCCGCAGAGGCCGAAGAAAAAACCAAGGACCATCTGCTCAACCGGTTTATTGACACCATGTACAACGGCTCGGCGGGCAAGCTCATGATGCAGCTGTTGGGAAACCAGAAAACGTCCGGCGCTGAGTTGGAGGCCATTAAGGAGATGATCAAAAAAATGCCGAAGGAATAA
- a CDS encoding cytochrome c, whose translation MKLLFTAFLMTAGVAWLDLQTNDLAASRQRGERVYQANCQSCHLPKGEGVPGTFPPLAPSDFLLKDQTRAINVVVHGLRGPIKVNGKKYDLEMPAQAFLTDQEIADVMNYVQNSWGNKAPLVTPGQVKAARK comes from the coding sequence ATGAAACTACTTTTCACTGCATTTTTAATGACGGCCGGCGTGGCCTGGCTAGACCTGCAAACTAATGATCTGGCCGCCAGCCGGCAGCGCGGCGAACGGGTGTACCAGGCCAATTGCCAGAGTTGCCACCTGCCCAAAGGCGAAGGTGTGCCCGGCACATTCCCACCGCTGGCCCCCTCAGATTTCCTCTTGAAAGACCAAACGCGGGCCATCAACGTGGTGGTGCACGGCCTCAGAGGCCCCATCAAAGTAAACGGCAAAAAGTATGACCTGGAGATGCCCGCCCAAGCCTTCCTCACCGACCAGGAAATTGCCGATGTAATGAATTATGTGCAGAACAGTTGGGGAAACAAAGCGCCGCTGGTCACGCCCGGCCAAGTAAAAGCCGCCAGAAAGTAA
- a CDS encoding xanthine dehydrogenase family protein molybdopterin-binding subunit: MKRRDFIRASTLAGGGMLLHANTWASLLSPAAAKKMDREVNHVFALNAFLKITSQNQVLFQVSKHEMGQGIATGMAMILAEELDADWEKVQVEFIDADLKVFQNNDMGGMSAGGSTTIMDMWLILRRMGATARQLLVRAAVQEWSIAPEKIKTQNGILTNTLTGAQLTYGQLADKAALLPLPATVPLKKETDFQLVGQPLPNKITAQVATGTYKYGIDVEVPGMLYALVARCPVHLGKLEKYDASKALKIKGVRHVVTTTAIAGAKPNGFFSVREGVAVVADSFWAAKKGRDALILDWDLGPHGNRSLQDFEKTVQEKSTRQSQPTGFVGNAHAFADLQQNDRILSAEYVYPHQLHASLETLNCTAHHQGDSCEIWVGTQAPPMMIREVAAYFKLPQDQVKIHTLPSGGGFGRRYYPDPALEAVHISKMAGNIPIKMLWTRADDFQHNFWHCYSFSRYQAGLTADKKLNAWYFKELRSYTWGAAFPFRPEISWNGYAIPNKRFDFETIQDDSPVQSCAWRSVIANAWGFGQECFLDEIAAFVGKDPYVLRQELLQENREEKVGHQFPLSSKRLRQVMELAVSKSTWHQKREKGKGVGLAVYPYLHGNSYCAQVAEVTVTNGQLSVDKMVVAVDCGRVVNPDLVKAQIEGGIVWALTALLYGGMELEKGRALRSNFHDNKLLTNAECPEVEVHFVSSEDGPFGIGELSPPSAVPAIVNAIYNATGKRIRKLPLAKDSLV, encoded by the coding sequence AGTTTGCTTTCTCCGGCGGCCGCTAAAAAGATGGACCGCGAAGTGAACCATGTTTTTGCCTTGAATGCCTTCCTGAAAATCACGTCGCAGAACCAGGTGTTGTTCCAGGTCAGCAAGCACGAAATGGGCCAGGGCATTGCCACCGGCATGGCCATGATTCTGGCCGAGGAACTGGACGCCGACTGGGAAAAGGTGCAGGTAGAATTCATTGACGCCGACCTCAAAGTTTTCCAGAACAATGACATGGGCGGCATGAGCGCGGGCGGCAGCACCACCATCATGGACATGTGGCTGATTTTGCGCCGCATGGGAGCCACCGCCCGGCAACTGCTGGTGCGGGCCGCCGTGCAGGAATGGAGCATTGCGCCAGAGAAAATCAAAACGCAGAACGGCATCCTCACCAACACACTAACCGGTGCCCAACTCACCTACGGCCAACTAGCCGACAAAGCCGCGCTGCTGCCCCTGCCCGCCACGGTGCCGCTTAAAAAAGAAACTGATTTCCAGTTGGTAGGCCAACCGTTGCCCAACAAAATCACGGCGCAGGTGGCAACGGGCACCTACAAATATGGCATTGATGTGGAAGTGCCCGGTATGCTGTACGCCTTAGTGGCCCGCTGTCCGGTGCATCTGGGCAAACTTGAAAAATATGACGCCAGCAAAGCGCTCAAAATCAAAGGCGTGCGCCACGTAGTCACCACCACCGCCATTGCCGGGGCCAAACCCAACGGTTTCTTCAGCGTGCGCGAGGGTGTGGCCGTGGTAGCCGATTCTTTCTGGGCCGCCAAAAAAGGCCGGGACGCCCTGATTCTTGATTGGGATTTGGGCCCACACGGCAATCGCTCTTTGCAGGACTTTGAGAAAACGGTGCAGGAGAAAAGCACGCGCCAGAGCCAGCCCACGGGCTTTGTGGGCAATGCGCACGCCTTCGCAGATTTGCAGCAGAATGATCGTATCCTGAGCGCCGAATATGTGTACCCGCACCAGTTGCACGCATCGCTGGAAACCCTCAACTGTACTGCCCACCACCAGGGCGACAGCTGCGAGATTTGGGTGGGCACCCAGGCGCCGCCCATGATGATCCGCGAAGTGGCCGCTTATTTCAAACTACCCCAGGACCAGGTGAAAATCCACACGCTTCCCTCGGGTGGTGGGTTTGGCCGAAGGTATTACCCAGACCCGGCGCTGGAGGCGGTACATATCTCCAAAATGGCGGGGAACATCCCCATCAAAATGCTCTGGACCCGCGCAGATGATTTCCAGCACAATTTCTGGCACTGCTATTCCTTTAGCCGCTACCAGGCAGGCCTCACCGCCGATAAAAAATTGAACGCGTGGTATTTCAAGGAACTCCGGAGCTATACCTGGGGCGCGGCCTTCCCGTTCAGGCCCGAGATTTCGTGGAACGGGTATGCCATCCCCAACAAACGGTTTGACTTTGAGACCATTCAGGACGACAGCCCGGTGCAGTCCTGTGCGTGGCGCTCGGTGATTGCCAATGCCTGGGGCTTTGGGCAGGAATGTTTTCTGGATGAAATAGCCGCGTTTGTGGGCAAAGACCCCTACGTGCTCAGACAAGAACTGCTGCAGGAAAACCGCGAAGAAAAAGTCGGGCACCAGTTTCCGCTCAGTTCCAAACGGCTTAGGCAAGTGATGGAATTGGCGGTGAGTAAATCTACCTGGCACCAGAAACGTGAAAAAGGCAAAGGCGTTGGGTTGGCGGTGTACCCCTACCTGCACGGCAACAGTTACTGCGCCCAGGTGGCTGAAGTGACCGTGACCAACGGCCAGCTTTCCGTTGACAAAATGGTGGTGGCCGTGGATTGCGGGCGCGTGGTGAACCCAGATCTGGTCAAGGCGCAGATAGAAGGCGGCATTGTCTGGGCGCTCACGGCTCTGCTCTACGGCGGCATGGAATTGGAGAAGGGCCGGGCGTTGCGCAGCAATTTTCATGACAACAAACTGCTCACCAATGCTGAATGCCCTGAGGTTGAGGTGCATTTTGTGTCTTCTGAAGATGGTCCGTTTGGGATTGGGGAACTCTCGCCGCCCAGCGCGGTGCCGGCCATTGTGAACGCCATTTACAACGCCACCGGCAAACGCATCAGAAAATTACCTTTGGCCAAAGACAGCCTGGTGTAG